A window of Gemmatimonadota bacterium genomic DNA:
GCGGATGGAGGATGCCAAAGTGCCGGCGAGGCTGACGTATTCGGCGGGTACGTTTTTGTGCAATCATATTATGTATTCTGTGTTGCATCTGGTCGCTGAGGATGATCTGCCCGCAGGTTTTATTCACGTGCCGCCTACGCCGGAGCTGATTGCGGAACTGGGCAGGTCGCAGCCGAGTATGGCACTGGAGACGATTCGGACAGGTGTGGTTGCCGGGGTTACGGCTGTGGTGGAAAATATAAAGGTCAGGAGGGTGTGATGGCAAAGATCAGGATGGGGGTTATTGGTTGCGGGGCGATTGCACAGGTGCAGCATATGCCGAATTTGGGGATTTTGCACGCGCTTTATGAGGTGACGTGGGTGTGCGATATTTCGCCGGGGTTGGCGCGGTGGCTGGCAGATGTTTTTGGCGTGCCGAATTTTACGACGGATCCGCACGAGGTGTTACAGGCACGGGATGTGGATGCGGTGATTTTGTGCCATGCCGATCCAAAGACGGAGCTGGCGGTGGCGGCTTTTGAGGCGGGTAAGCATGTGTTTATTGAGAAGCCGATGTGCTATTCGCTGGAGGAGGTGGATGCGATATGTGCCGCGAAGGATCTGGCGGGGACGGTGGGGCAGGTGGGCTATATGAAGGTCTATGATCCAGCGTATGAGTTGGCTCGGGAGGAGGTGGGGGATGCGGGCGATGTGCGTTTTGTGCAGGTGAATCATTTGCATCCGAATAATAATTTGCATTTGAAGCAGTTTGAGTTGACTTATTTTGACGATTTGCCGCCCGAAGCGGCAGTTGAGAGAAACGAAGCGCGGCAGGTCGCTTTGAAGCAGGCGGTGGGCGATGTGTCCGATGATGTTGCGCGGGCGTTTTTCACGCTGTCGGGGAGTATGATTCACGATTTGTACGGTTTGCGTCTGATGCTGGGTAATCCGACGCATGTGGTGAGTACCGAGGTGTGGCAAGGCGGCCGGGCGATGACGACGATTTTGCAATATGCATCGGGGGCGCGGTGCGTGGCTACGTGGATCGATTTGCCCGATCTGTGGCATTTTAAAGAGACGCTGGAGGTTCACAAGGACGATAAGCGCGTTATTCTGTCGTATCCCACGGGTTTTGCAAGGGGGATTTTGTCAACGCTCGATGTGCTGGAGATTCACGGCAATGGGTCTCACGGTACGCGCAGTCCCGAGATTGATTGGGAGAGTCCGTTTGTGC
This region includes:
- a CDS encoding Gfo/Idh/MocA family oxidoreductase, which codes for MAKIRMGVIGCGAIAQVQHMPNLGILHALYEVTWVCDISPGLARWLADVFGVPNFTTDPHEVLQARDVDAVILCHADPKTELAVAAFEAGKHVFIEKPMCYSLEEVDAICAAKDLAGTVGQVGYMKVYDPAYELAREEVGDAGDVRFVQVNHLHPNNNLHLKQFELTYFDDLPPEAAVERNEARQVALKQAVGDVSDDVARAFFTLSGSMIHDLYGLRLMLGNPTHVVSTEVWQGGRAMTTILQYASGARCVATWIDLPDLWHFKETLEVHKDDKRVILSYPTGFARGILSTLDVLEIHGNGSHGTRSPEIDWESPFVRELRHFYACITDGEPCRTPVEDARYDIGLIIDITKGYLDGGG